A segment of the Lolium perenne isolate Kyuss_39 chromosome 3, Kyuss_2.0, whole genome shotgun sequence genome:
CGAGAAGGAAATGAGAAGGAGTAAGGAGTAGAGACAATTTCCGAGCAAAGAAGACAAACTCGTGGGCTTATCGCAATGAGGGGTCACGACGCGAAGCCCACACGGTTGGCACTTTTAGTTTGCGTTAAGCCCACATTGAATTTGACAATGATATTGTGTTATTTATAGAAACTTTAGCCCAATTAGATGCATAATTAATGTTCGTTTGTTGGCCCGAAGGAGTTAGGTGGCGCGAAATAGTCCGATGGCGCGAATGAGTCTGGTGGCGCGAATGAGTTTTGTGGCGCAAAGGGgttcatttaaaaaaaaaatgcGCGAAAAAAGGGGAAGAATTAAGAAACAGGAGAAAATGGCTGGATAACAACTAAGGATGGAGGAAGAGGAATATGCGATCTTTGCATGATCGAGGCAGGACAATGTCACCGACTCACGAGGCAGCGGTATCTATAGAGAGCAAAGTAGACAGCCACAACGGAGGAGAAGGAGGAAGACATTGTCGCCAAGAGAAGAGGTAACGATCTCGGCGAGGCGCGGGCAGGTTTTCGCGCCAAAATTGCGCTAGAGGGGCATGCGGGCACTGCGCCACATAATGGCTTCCAAATTCAGTTGCAATGGCAACACTCTGACTTGGAATCGATCGATTAGATGGTGTGAAATTCATGAGATTGGAAGGAAGAAGACCAGCCGTGTCGCCGGCGATGATCCCACATGTCAGTCCCAGCCACAACGGCTACTCTACCTGTCGCCACCCTAGAAAAAAAAAAGGATATGTATAAAGAAAATGGACCTCATCTCACGCCGCTCCAAATCCAAGTGACCGTTGCAGCAGCCTCCCCCTTCCCCATCTCGCCACCACGCCGCCCAAGACGCAGCCAGATCGACCGGCGGCGCCACGCGACCGGGTAGTGGCCGGCGGCGGGCAAAGTCTAGACTCTAGAGCAGAGATTCACCATGGCCACGGACACATCCGCGTCCACCAAGCCGGCGGCGCCGCGGCTCAACGTGCCGGCGGCGATGGCGGGATCCCTCCGCCTCGACGCGTCGCCGGTCACCTCCCGCTCCGCGTCGCGGCTCCTGGACCTCCCCAAGACGCCGTCGCCGTCCAAGGTCACCTACAGCGACCGATTCATCCCCTGCCGCTCCTCCTCCCGCCTCCACAACTTCGCGCTCCTGGACCGCCCCTCCCCCAACTCCAAGAACTCCCCCGCCGCGCCCGACACCCCCTACACCCGCCTCCTCCGCGCCGAGCTCTTCCCGGACTCCTCGCCCAACGCCGACTCCCCGAACACCAACCTCTTCCGCTACAAGACCGACCACTCCGCGCCCTCCTCCCCCTTCGCCAACGCCGACAAGAACGACTGCGGCGGCGTCGGATCCGGGGCCTCCACCCCCAAGAAGGCGCCCAGGAAGGTCCCCAAGACGCCACACAAGGTGCCTTGCCCCTCTTCTCCCTTGCCTGCCTGCGCAATTCCGCAAACACCTCGCCCCCGCGCGCGGGTTGCTGAATTTCTCCCATGTGCCGCAGGTGCTGGACGCGCCGTCTCTGCAGGACGACTTCTACCTCAACCTCGTCGACTGGTCGTCGCAGAACATGCTCGCTGTAGGCCTCGGCACATGCGTCTACCTCTGGTCGGCATCTAGTAGCAAGGTAAGCTGGACATTGctgtttctttcttcttcttgcaacTTTGTGATGCTTATGGAGAATCTTTGATTGGTTGGCCACATTCAGGTGACCAAGCTATGTGACCTGGGGCCGAGGGACAGCGTCTGCGCCGTGCACTGGACGCGCGAGGGCTCCTACCTCGCCATTGGCACCAGCCTTGGAGATGTCCAGGTCCACTATCTCGTCATCATTCTGCACTTACACGCCCTGCAATCGTCGGTTCAGAATATATACACCGTTCTTAGATGGTAGTCCAAATATGAACTGATACTGATGCACACGTGCCGGTTGTTTGCTTCACAACTTCACACCAATGTGATGCACATTGGGAAAGTTTCACAACCAATCAAATTggaaagtttattattactgcatCACAACACAGAGCTGTTTGTTTCACTGTATCACACCTAGGATCAGTATGGATCCAAATGCAGTAATTTTGTCTGCACATTTAAACCATTTCCAACTTGATTTAGCTTAAAGTTTCAGTAAACACTCTCAAGTAGCTATAATCTTCCGTCTCAAAGAATATAACACTCTCAACTACACTCTTACAGATCTGGGATAGCTCTCGCTGTAAACGAATAAGGAATATGGGAGGCCACCAAACACGGGCTGGGGTACTAGCATGGAACTCTACCATCTTGTCGTCCGGTGGCAGGGACAAGAACATACTGCAGCACGACATCCGTGTCCCCAGTGACTACATCAGCAAATTTTCTGGCCACAGATCAGAGGTGAGGCTTCAAAAGCATTATATTCCTCAATACTGTTAACTCAATCCTATGTGCATCCCGTGTAGTATGTATGTAGACTTCAGAACTCGTTCTGAACATGAATTGATAAACCTTTCCAGGTCTGTGGCCTGAAATGGTCGCATGACGACCGTGAGCTTGCATCTGGTGGAAACGACAACCAGCTTCTAGTATGGAACCAGCGGTCGCAACAGCCGGTGTTGCGACTGGCAAAACATACCGCTGCGGTTAAAGCAATAGCCTGGTCACCGCACCAGCACAGCCTCGTGGCCTCAGGAGGTGGCACGGCTGATAGATGTATCAGGTTCTGGAACACGGCGAACGGAAACATGCTGAACTCTATCGACACAGGCAGCCAGGCAAGTTCTTATAGTTCTGAACAAGACCCCTCGCGGTTTGTTTTGCAGTGAATATGTGCGCTTGTGCTGATTACCGCTTTGTGTTGCAGGTTTGCAATCTTGCCTGGTGTAAGAATGTGAATGAGCTTGTGAGCACCCATGGGTATTCCCAGAACCAAATAATGGTTTGGAAGTACCCATCTATGTCAAAGGTAAGCTTTATTGTGTACATTTTTAAAATGGTTTTGTTTTGATGTTTAAGATATGGTATTGGAATGTTTAGACACTGAAATAATGGTTTGGAAGCACCCATCTGTGTCAAAGTTAAGCTTTGCTGTCTACATAAATGCCTTTTTTATAATGTTTAAGATATGGTATTGGAATATGGTTTAGTCACTGAAATATGGTTTGAAAGTACCCATCTATGTCAAAGTTAAGCTTTGCTGTGTACATTTTTAAAATGGCTTTTTTTTAATGTTTAAGATTTGGTATAGGAATGGTTTAATCACTGAAATCCTTCGAACCTTTAACATACATATGATGTTATTAGATGGAGTACTACTTAAATGTTCCCTCTGGAAAGTTTATATATTGGTGCAGTAGGGAAAGGTCATCCATGTGCTTCTATTACTGACCATTGAATATTTTGGAATACCAGGTGGCTACTCTAACTGGACACACGCTGCGTGTGCTTTACCTTGCAACGTCACCTGATGGGCAGGTAATAAACCCAGTTCATAATCAAATGCTAGCTTTCCATTCGCGTGGAGATCATGTGATGCATTACAGGGACACTTAGTAACCACATGAGTATTCAGAAAGAATATGTTGTTGGCGACATGAGATGTAACACATGCCTGTTTTCCAATTACGCAGACAATAGTAACAGGAGCAGGTGACGAAACCCTCAGGTTCTGGAACATCTTCCCTTCAATGAAGACACAGGTATGCCTCTTAAGATCCTTCGCATGGTGGCGCGTGCTGCAGACACACCTTCTAACTTGTACCGCCACTCTGATTCCAGGCTCCTGCTCGCGATGCCGGGCTCTTTTCATTTTCGAGAAGCCACATCCGATGAATCATCGGAGGACCGAAGGAGGAGGAGATAGATATGTCTGTGCGAAAACATAGTTTGGTTTGCCTGTGCAGTTGCTGAGTACCTAATTTATACCATACAATTGCCCTTTAACTTGAGCCATTCTTTGTAGTAGAAAGAAATCTGTATAACTCTGGCCGCAGATGTATCTGTTTGACATATACTGTACAACATTAGGTGGGCATATGTGGACTGTTAAATTAAAGTATTAAACGAGGTTCGGataattttgttcagagctcaaGATGAGTCATATCCTCTGGCCGTTTAACTTGAGCCATTCTTTGTAGTAGAAAGAAATCTGTATAACTCTGGCCGTGGATGTATCTGTCAACATTAGGTGGGCATATGTGGACTGTTAAATTAAAGTATTAAACGAGGTTCGGTAACTGTGTTCAGAGCTCAAGATGAGTCATAtcctccccctccccccccctttttttttgagggaaaatTCAAGCCATTGGAATGACCAAACGAAGCAACGATATGAGTTGGATTCGCAATTTCCAATTATAACCTCTCCTGCTTTAAAAACAATCAAAATGTAAAAaaaaccatctccatatggtcagtgTGAGCCGTTGGATTGTACTGGCTTCATCTTGACCACCCAATAACTGAAATTACCAGCTGTTGATGTTGCTCTTGTACCTGAAGACTTGCAGTACCACTATGTAACTGAAGACTTCAGTACCAGTACCACTATGGACCTATAATGTCACGAGCTATGCTTCCAATTGTACATTGCATGCAAGTTGCGAATAGGTCCCAGCTGTAAAAGTGTCGAATATCTGATTATCTCACCTGATGTCGATCAAATTTGCAGCAATACATGGCGAAGATACTAGCAGTGGCAATCGAGAGTGTGTGCAAGATCAGTGCTAGTTTTCCGTGCGGACCATCCATCCATGACTAACTGCCATCCATCCAACTGAACCATCGACAGACCCAAATGAACCCACGGCTGAACATGATTAGTCAAATAGTCTCACAACTAGAAAGCAGAGAAGCAACTGCGAAGTTGTCCACATGTACCACAACAAAGCGAGATTTGACTCGAATTCAAAAGCACTTCCCTGTTTATGCATGTCAACAGCCTCGACATGTGATAAAAGTTGGGAGGAACCAAGAGGATTTTTATTTTTTAGAAATAACAAGAGGAATGTAAGTGGACAAGCAGAACATATATGCATGCAGCACTTGCTGCCACTGAAGTTGAAACTAAGAACAAGCAGTAAGGAGTAACGCATGGCAGAAAACAAACCAGGACCATCTTTGAATACACAATGCCAAATAGAAACGAGGACCCAAAATTGAGGGTGTTGTTTGCTTGAACTCTCGCAATAATACTCTAATATCTGCGAGGATCCTCCCAAGCATGCTTAAGAAGCTCCCCAATCATGCAAGGAGTGTACGGAAATAATTCATCTATTCCATCCGCAGGTGAGTCGTAGCAATCTTTTGGGCGCATTTTACCGAGATATTGAACTTTCGAGCTTTTCAAGTGATAAGCCACTCCTACCAATGATGCTAATTCCAGGAAAACAACTTCTTTGTAGGGGTGAAACCCATGGAAGGTGATGGTGCTGTCGTGAGTACGTAAATCTTCAATATTCAGAACATTGTCATCATCGGAGTTCCATTCGCGATCCTCGCTCGTGATCATTTCGTTGTTTTCTTTTTGTACTCCTTCTCCTTCTTTATCGTCCTCTTCATGTGCTTCTTCCTCCAGCTCTTCTTCTAAATTTACATCTTCCTCTTCCTCATTATcttcaacatcatcatcatcataattAAAATTATAATaatcataataataagaatgAACACAATCAtcggctatggtccacgttttatCAAAATCCTGGAGACCGTAGAAATTTGCCATTGCCAATGGCTGAAGATCAACATCGTGCTTCAACACCCAATCTATATGTCCACTTGATTCAGTAAGGCTCCAAACTCGAAGCTGGCATCTACACTCCAACATTGCAAGGTACACCCCATTTTCAGATTTTCCAAGAAACTGGTTGGTTTTCTCAGTACCTATTGGCGCTCTTATTACTTGGTATTTGCAATCAGACAAAGACAACCTGTACAAGTTTCCATTCATCCAGGACAGAATCTCATCAATGCCACTGTTTTAGTGATGCAATGCTTGTACATACATTACTGACATGAAACTAATATTGCAACAattggaaagaaaaaaaaagtgattTTGCAAAGATGAATATATACCTCACAACAAACGCCTCATTGCAGTGCACGTAGAGTGATCCTTGCCAATACTCACTGTGACGCCACCTCGGTGTCCCCCACCTTCTCCAACCCGTATATACGTGCTCCTCCGGTGAATCTGGTTGCACAATAGTCATTGTCCCTGTAACCTCACCTTCACGGAGAAACGACCTCATGTGCCATTGTTTTGTGCTAGATGAGAATACATTTAATGTCCACGAGGATGGTGGCCATTCCAAATCATGCGGGTCCTCTTCTTGGCCTCTTCTCTCAGTTGGCTGTGATTCTGAACAGGTTGAAACATCACTCTTTTGTTTGTTTGGTTCTGATGACGACGATTCTACGAATTCATATTCGAAGTCATCTTCTTCTTCTATATCTTCACCCGTCGGCTCGTCGGTTGGCAACGAGAACAAGTTGATCAAACCATACGGTCCTGAGAATTGTCCGCACTTGTCACGCCTTTTGGGCGTTGTTGATTTCCagtctcctttcttaggaactttCTTGGGGAGCTTTTTAGGCGGCGGTGGTCTCAAGGCTACTCTGTAAGGCACTTCTGGAATCAAGAACACCTCATAGTGCGGTGAGGCGAGGGGGTCAAACACAAGATGTGGCTTATCATATGATTTATATCCACCCACCCAAGGGAAATCCTCCCATCGTCTCGTGGCGGGGTTGACAACGCAGAGCTTGCTTAGGAGTTCAAGGAGCAAGAGACCTCTGCAGTGATCCACAATCGTGATATACCCCCTGTGGTAAGGTGGCAAGAAACTGAGATCGCCGTCAACGGCGGGCTCGGCCGAGGGGCGGGCGAACAAACGCGGGCCTTTGTAGCCGAAGTAGTTGATGAAGAGGCCGCGCACCGAGAGCTGGAGGACGTGCGGGAGCAGTAGCCGGCGGGCGTCGACGACGGCGAGCCACGCTTTGCGCACGCGGCGGGAGGCGGCGAGGTCGCGTGGTGAGAGACGGCCGAGGATGTCGGCCAGCGCATCGTCTGGGAGGGTTTGCGTATGATCCATGGCTACTGCAGCAGAGGCGGAGATCAACTAGGACGGGCGACTACGGCGGCCGCGTGTTGCCGGAGAGCACAAAGAGGTCTGCCGAGCCGAGCTGCGTATTTGGAGATTTACAGGTGGTCTGCCTGGGCGCTATTATAGGCCTGCGTTGCCCGAAGTGCTAGCCGAAACAAAATCAAACCGGAAAAGTGCTAACCCAAACCAAGACTAacagcatctccagccgtctcccgCACGACACCCCTAAGAcccctttttttcatccggatggacgaaaacggtccagtcgcgtccctggtttctcgttttcgtccggattaagCCTTTCATCCGTCCGGAGAGCCAAGGCCATCCCCGCCCCCGGGGAGTGCTCGGGGACTCCAGACGAGAGAAAAGCGGGGACgggtgacgtgggcactacccttcgggtaaccgatgttgccctatcctgtaccatgtagttggaggcccatgaagacacttggaggcaaggcgggccactaggatggtgcaccagaaggttccttgacgggcaagacaaggaagcagtcaaacaaggaaagatcggatctaaaactactgtaaatctagtcgtattcggttagacctcttgagacccggcctcctatataaaggccgggAGAGGGGCTACCGAGGGATACGATCAAtcctagcaatcttagccagcaaaagcttagacctaggtcaccttagcaattagccatctcgacgagatctcagccgaactattcggcaccccattgtaacccattatcatcataatcaagaacagacaggcaggacgtaagggttttacctcatcgagggccccgaacctgggtaaattgctctccccgcttgtctgtgaaccgatgtctcgtgccagcttgcaggattccatcaaccctaagcccctatcggagggcattggcgaggagtaccctcgacaattggcgccgtctgtgggaaatctgtcggcacaaggcaagtCATCGACAGTACCAGTCACGTCCGTGGCGTTCTTACTCGAATCACCGACGCCGGCAGAGTCAAGAGATCCGatccgctgcgggtccttcgagttcgtgccgcGCCGCGAAGCACTTCACCCAAACTCTATGGCATCATCTCACGACACGGAGGCTGTTTTTggtggcgtccacttcgtcatcgactccggaggtttccttcgcctccctagggCCGGCGCGTCCGACTCAAAGGCCGTACCGCTGGAGGGTGTCCCTTCAGCGACAACCCAAAAAATTCCGCCCAGGAGCATACAAGAGAGCAACCAAGGGGGTCTCGACACCACGGCTGGACAAAGGAAGAGACGAAGAGGCTCACACCGCGAGGAGGAAGTTCACCCTCGACAGTTCGAGCAAGGATGCCACGACACATCGTCAATCAGGGGCCGCACCCGTTCTCCGTACCTTTCGGCTACAGAGCAACTCGAGGCgccatgttacctccactcctacattgatccaaaagatggtcgggagaagtccagTCATTTGTTGAGGAACTGTCGACACTTTCTAGAGATTCGGCAGTtctgtgatgatcttagagccgaagctatatcaagagttcgcatgatggagaagagggcaaggtcctacgaccatccgccagaaccgtatgtaccagaaccatacgaACCAATGGAGAAAGACGAATATGTACCATCCGAAGTATTCCCAGAGCTACGCGGACAAAttaacatgatccataaaaccagcttttcaaaaagagaaatcaagaagttctcccgagaagtaaaatatgCGGAAGTCGCCATGGTTGATACGCCTGATTTCATCGACTGATCAGAACAAAGCATctccttcagcagggcggatcacccgaaagctgtcCCAAGGCCCGGCCACGTGGCCCTTGTccttgaagcacagattggagggtacaatatgggcaaagtattcatggatggtggaagcggcctgaacctgctattcgccagcacaatgagagcaatgggtttaacagtcgacatgctaagagaatctgacacagggttccacggcattataccgactcgacccgcttactcgctcggcaaaacatcattggacgtagtcttcggcacgcccagtaatttcaggaaagaaaatatcgagttcgaagtagtcgactgggaatctcagtaccacgccatcctcggcaacaacgggaccccaataaccgttcatggcAGCTTTGCTcggtcagacaactgcgacagggagttccagaagatcgcctcgaagtttggagctaaggaagaactcaacgcgatcgatACCGTTACAGACCACACACGACCACCAGCCGAaaatcgaaacgtaagatccgatgagttcgacGCTGCAAAGGAAgttaagaagctgcaggtgcaccctactgaccCAAAGAAGATGGTCAATACTTCGGCTGACCTCACggacgcataggaaagcgcgctcatcgagttcctccgtgagcgctgggagatatttgcatgggaaccatccgacatgcccggtatccccagggaactcgctgagcacgccctaaatgttgacccgacggCCAAACCAGTACAGCAATCAATGCGACGATTTTCCGAACCGAAGAGAAGAGAAATcggcgaagaagttaatcgactccgcaaggcgggatttattcgagagcttaaggaatctaAGTGGGTGGCCAATCCCGTCATGGTACCGAAGAAGGACACgaccgccctccgcatgtgcatcgattacaccagccttaacaagcactgcccgaaagatcatttcccgctgcctcgaatagaccaaatagtcgactccacagccggatgcgaccgtctctctttcctcgatgcatactccgggtacaatcagatTAAACTAAAGAAAGAAGCAACTTACCAACGCTGcatcactccacacggcgttttctgttacaacgtcatgaacttcgggctgaaaaatgcaggagcaacttaccaacgctgcatgcaagcctgccttgGGGAACAGATTGGAAGAAACATTgaagtttacatcgacgacatcgtggtgaaaacaaagcacgcagccacgctcatcgatgatttgcgggaaactttcgacaatctggacagatacaaaatcaagttgaatcccaaaaaatgcttcttcggagtgccaggaggacaagtactcgggtacttcatatcagccagaggaatcgaaaccaatcccttgaagatcaaagctattcttgatatggagccgccaaagaatctgcatcaagtgcagcagttggcaggccgactagcagcgctcagcaggttcatagcaaagctaggggagaaagctttgcccttctacaacttgatgaaaaagtcgaaaaagttcgagtggacaaagtaggcacaggaatccttcgacaacttgaagaaaatcttaTCAACCTCCCCAGTGCTTGTGACTCCGCGCGAGAAGGAGAcgttgctcatgtacatagccgcaacagcACAAGTCTTCAACAGCGTTTTagtcgtcgaacgagaagaagcagggagagttcatggtgtgtgatacgtctccgacgtatcgataatttcttatgttccatgccacattattgatgttatctacatgttttatgcacactttatgtcatattcgtgcattttctggaactaacctattaataagatgccgaagtgccgattctttgtttctgctgtttttggtttcagaaatcctagtaacgaaatattctcggaattggacgaaatcaacgcccagggtcctatttcgccacgaagcttccagaagaccgaagaggagacgaagtggggccacgaggtggccacaccctagggcggcgcggcccccccttggccgcgcggccctgtggtgtgggcccctcgtgccgcctcctgacctgcccttccgcctacttaaagcctccgtcgcgaaacccccagtaccgagagccacgatacggaaaaccttactgagacgccgccgccgccaatcccatctcgggggatttaggagatcgcctccggcaccctgccggagaggggattcatctcccggaggactctacgccgccatggtcgcctccggagtgatgtgtgagtagtctacccctggactatgggtccatagcagtagctagatgattgtcttctccccattgtgcttaattgtcggatcttgtgagctacctaacatgatcaagatcatctatctgtaattctatatgttgcgtttgttgggatccgatgaatagagaatacttgttatgttgattatcaaagttatgtctatgtgttgtttatgatcttgcatgctctccgttactagtagatgctctggccaagtagatgcttgtaactccaagagggagtatttatgctcgatagtgggttcatgtctccttgaatctgggggagtgacagaaacctctaagattatggatgtgctgttgccactagggataaaacattggtgctatgttcaaggatgtagtcactgattacattacgcgcaatacttaatgcaattgtctgttgttagcaacttaatactggagggggttcggatgataacccgaaggtggacttttaggcatagatgcatgctggatagcggtctatgtactttgtcgtaatgcccaattaaatctcactatactcatcataatatgtatgtgcatggtcatgccctctttatttgtcaattgcccaactgtaatttgttcacccaacatgctatttatcttatgggagagacacctctagtgaactgtggaccccggtccaattctctatactgaaatacaatctactgcaatacttgttctactgttttctgcaaacaatcatcttccacacaatacggttaatcctttgttacagcaagccggtgagattgacaacctcactgtttcgttggggcaaagtactttggttgtgttgtgcaggttccacgttggcgccggaatctctggtgttgcgccgcactacatcccgccgccatcaaccttcaacgtgcttcttgactc
Coding sequences within it:
- the LOC127346235 gene encoding B-type cell cycle switch protein ccs52B; the protein is MATDTSASTKPAAPRLNVPAAMAGSLRLDASPVTSRSASRLLDLPKTPSPSKVTYSDRFIPCRSSSRLHNFALLDRPSPNSKNSPAAPDTPYTRLLRAELFPDSSPNADSPNTNLFRYKTDHSAPSSPFANADKNDCGGVGSGASTPKKAPRKVPKTPHKVLDAPSLQDDFYLNLVDWSSQNMLAVGLGTCVYLWSASSSKVTKLCDLGPRDSVCAVHWTREGSYLAIGTSLGDVQIWDSSRCKRIRNMGGHQTRAGVLAWNSTILSSGGRDKNILQHDIRVPSDYISKFSGHRSEVCGLKWSHDDRELASGGNDNQLLVWNQRSQQPVLRLAKHTAAVKAIAWSPHQHSLVASGGGTADRCIRFWNTANGNMLNSIDTGSQVCNLAWCKNVNELVSTHGYSQNQIMVWKYPSMSKVATLTGHTLRVLYLATSPDGQTIVTGAGDETLRFWNIFPSMKTQAPARDAGLFSFSRSHIR